The following DNA comes from Pseudomonadota bacterium.
GGCGGCTGCCTGTTCCTTGGGAGTCACGGAGACGAGCCTGAGCGGGCGCAGAAGGTCAAAGAGCGAAAGAAACTGCAGGGCTCGGTACCTGTCGTGACGGCGAAGGAACCACGCGTGGCCCTCTGGAGCCACGAGGGTCGTGGTTACCAGCTTCGGTGGA
Coding sequences within:
- a CDS encoding type II toxin-antitoxin system VapC family toxin; translation: PPKLVTTTLVAPEGHAWFLRRHDRYRALQFLSLFDLLRPLRLVSVTPKEQAAATEILRRFSDQNLTLTDAVGLHLMHKAGTSSCWSTDHHLGLTGVPLVIHQY